From Zea mays cultivar B73 chromosome 3, Zm-B73-REFERENCE-NAM-5.0, whole genome shotgun sequence:
tacccctgttccagggtacCGATAGGTTCGACTTGAAaagtttcctagcacttagatgaacatagttagcaactaaaaaCAGTTTACTTAGTGCTAGAATCATATCTTATTCTTTTAATGTGATAGGATTTGCAATATGGTTTGATTTAGACGTAAGAGGTATGAAGGTTATGCAGGACGATCCCCATTCTTCTCAATGTTGCAACGACTGTTGTAACGATGAGGGCTAAGTACAGGACCTCGTCGTCGAGCCCTTTCCAGTAGTTTTATTCATCGTGTCCCATGGGCTTTGGGTTTTTAACTCGACACGCCTTTTCTTTAGTAGAGGCTACAATACATAGTTAGAATACATAATTCTAACTATAAATCCTATAAGTAGGTTTCCATTCATGGTGTCTAAAAAATATGCACCACCAACACCTTCATGTAACGCCATGCAATCTTTATTTGCTTTTGGTTGTCTTCCTTATGCTGAAGTTGAGTCCCGTGTCCAGAAGAGTAGCAAGTGCATAGCTCGGAATACCACCTTTAACTGAAGTGTAGTCCATATTTTATGGAAATCTGGGTTCTTAGATAATCTATCTATCATGAGAATCTAGATATCATTGGGcttacgtgcggaggaagatgaAAGGGTCTGCACGGTTTTGGATTTAGAAAGCGACAAACGTCTCATCACAAAGGCAGGAAGATGAAGGGGTCTCCACGGTTTTGGATTTAGAAAGCGACAAACGTCTCATCGTAAAGGCTCGACGAATTCTCATTCACGTTgatttaaatgatttaaaaaaaaTGATTCTCACATAAATGAGCTAAAAGCAAAACGTTTGGGTGCCACAAACCGATTCTGACGGACAGAATCCGGCCAAGACCAAAGCAAATAAGACCATAATCCACTTATAAGCAGAAACAAACATAGCTAGCTACAAAATCACTTTATAAACAGCTACAGGGGAAAAAAAGACACCCTCAAAATTCCAAAAACTCCATGGATTATTTTGGGCCATTTGAGAGCAGTGAGTACTGACAAGCAGTAGTGACATGTCAAAATGGCGCCTTGTACTACTACCGGTCGTGGAGGGCAACCTGGCAGCTGTCCTCTCCCCTCCACCGACAGCTCGTCGCTGACGGCGACGGCCCGCAAGCCACCGCCATCATCGCCACTCGCCCACTCCACCGCTCGCTCCCACACCTGTGCCAGTGCCATCCCTTTTTGACTCCTCGGCCTCCCTCAAATCAGTCGTCACCACCTCACTGTCCGGCTGTCCCTGTCCCTGTCCCTGCGCATCAATCAATCCCACGGTCTTCCTGCCGCTTCCTCGGCTGCCCCCATCCTCCGAATCCTGCCTCGCCTCGATCTCCCCGTTCCTCGTGTTCCGACGGAGGGTGGCGGGCGACTAATGGGGACGGGGGCGGGGAGCGCGCGGGCTCTGGCCGTGGCGTTCGCCGTCTCGCTTCTCGCCTGCTCTGGCGCCGTCGCTGTCGCCAGGGCGCAGGACACCGAGCGGATCGAAGGTATGCCCGCCGGCTGGACCTCGCCTGGCCTGGTTCGCTCTCCTACCCCTTTCCCCTTCCTTGCGCCACGCTCAGACTACGCATTGCCTCGCTCCCCCTCCTGCCTCTCGACGCGCGCCGGTGGTTGCAAGTGGATCTGCCGCCGCCGCCACGATTGGAATTGGAAGTGTGGAACCCTATGAAGCAGCAGCTTTGGCCACACGAGCGGGCGGGCGCAGATCTGCCGTTGGATCAGCTCCTGGCTCAGGCGGTCCACCGCTTTCCTTCGCCTAGTCAATGATTCCAAGGAGTTAGCGGCCGCACTCAGCTGTCACTTCTGCTCACTTTGCGGGATGAAATACACATCCCATTCCCCGGCTAGGCAGTTGACACGGTTGCACACATGTGCCTCAGGATCCCGAGGTCAACTTAGTAACACATGTTATTCCTCCGCACCCTCAGATTGTGTGCATCTGAGCATAAGCAAGGCATAATCCTGCCTTGCTTATGCTCGGCAGCAGAGCTTCACTGCACAGGTGTATTTCGATTCTTTTCCAACTTCCAAGTAGATATGGCCAAACCCGAGGCCATGGAAACTAGCCAACTTTTCTGCGAAATATAAGCAAGGGCACCTCAGGCAGTAGACACTAGCAGTACAGATTAGCAGACTTACCTGAATGTTTTAATGGTTACTCCCTCCGGTCAGCAAAACCTGACGTTTCAGACAGTGGAACTGATATATGCATTATCCATGCTTTTGAGTTGGAGTTCACTAACTGAAATTCTAACCTTCTTGACTTTATAAAGCCACCGACGACCATCAAAATTCTTGCTTCATATCATGTACAGCTAGATCCTACTACTAAAACTATTCTTAAGGCTCATAAAAATTCATAGTAAACTGTATACGGTGGCTACTGGTTCGTATGGCTTCAGCTACGCGTCGCAGCGGAACTGCAATGGCTTTGAAATTAGGATCGTGGTATTACAGTTCAGAATTTCTCACATTTTCTTTGTGATCGTAACTAAATTCCAGGAAGTGCTGGTGATGTGCTCGAAGACGATCCCGTTGGGAGGCTCAAGGTGTATGTCTACGAGTTGCCGACCAAGTACAACAAGAAGATGGTGGCTAAAGACTCTAGGTGTCTCAGCCACATGTTTGCCGCGGAGATCTTCATGCACCGCTTCCTACTGTCTAGCGCGATCCGGACTTTAAATCCAGAAGTAGCCGATTGGTTCTATACTCCGGTATACACCACGTGTGATCTCACACCGTGGGGTCATCCCTTGCCCTTCAAGTCACCACGGATAATGCGGAGCGCGATTCAGTTCATTTCCAACCGGTGGCCATACTGGAACAGGACAGAGGGAGCAGACCACTTCTTTGTCGTGCCACATGACTTTGGCGCATGCTTCCACTACCAGGTGAGTTGTAGAGCCATAACAAACCATGAACCATCAGATGTACTGCCAGTGCAGTGTGGAATGAACCTAGCCTGGAAACTCATATAACGGAGTTTGAAATCTTTCTATCATTCTATTCATGTTTGCTCATAGGACCATTCGTCTAATGTCGCTCAGCACACCCATTGTTCAGGAAGAGAAGGCCATCGAGCGGGGCGTCCTTCCGTTGCTTCGCCGTGCTACACTGGTCCAGACTTTTGGGCAGAAGGATCATGTCTGCCTGAAGGAAGGCTCCATCACCATCCCGCCATATGCTCCTCCTCAGAAGATGAAAACCCACCTCGTTCCCCCAGGGACCCCTAGGTCGATCTTCGTGTATTTCCGCGGTTTATTCTATGACACTGCAAATGATCCTGAGGGTGGTTACTATGCAAGGTACGTCGCTACCTTCATTGCACGTCCTAATAACAAGCCTTGATGAGCCATTGAATCAAAGAGTCCTGATGTGCTACCTACCGTATACTTACAATGCAGGGGCGCCCGTGCATCAGTCTGGGAGAACTTCAAGAACAACCCGCTCTTCGACATCTCAACGGACCACCCACCCACGTACTACGAGGACATGCAGCGTGCCGTCTTCTGCCTGTGCCCGCTGGGCTGGGCCCCGTGGAGCCCCCGTCTGGTGGAGGCGGTGGTGTTCGGCTGCATCCCGGTGATCATCGCCGACGACATCGTCCTTCCCTTCGCGGACGCGATCCCGTGGGAGGAGATCGGTGTCTTCGTGGCCGAGGACGACGTCCCGAGGCTGGACACCATCCTGACGTCCATACCGATGgaggtgatcctccggaagcagaggCTGCTCGCGAATCCGTCCATGAAGCAGGCCATGCTGTTCCCGCAGCCCGCCCAGGCTGGGGACGCCTTCCACCAGATCCTGAACGGGCTGGCGCGGAAGCTGCCGCACGGTGAGGACGTGTTCCTCAAGCCCGGGCAGAAGGTGCTCAACTGGACCGAGGGCCCCCGCGGCGACCTGAAGCCATGGTAGGTGTACTGGAAAAAAATGCCATGGCACCGTCAGCGTGTCCGCTGTTCTTGTGTACGCTACACAGCACAACCAGATGGGAAGCTGATCGACGACGAGGACGATGAGTACTCCCATGTCACTGATGTAAATGTAAAGCGTCTTCCAGCCCACCAGGCACTGTGCTTCTTCAGGCGACGTGTCTGGTTTGCTTGTGTTGTGTCTGTTCTGAACTTTACTTTAGCGTTAACCTATTAACGATCGGAGATCATGTAATTTATGGCTGTTGTATTCTCCCTATAGTATCAAGGACATGTTTGATTAGTTTAGTCtagggactaaaatttagttaGGAGACTAAAGTTTACTCCCTACTCTATTTAGTTGTAGGGACTAAAAATATTCAGAGCAtattaaatgaatcataagaaGAATAAAATATCCCT
This genomic window contains:
- the LOC100274514 gene encoding Probable glucuronosyltransferase Os01g0926600-like precursor, with amino-acid sequence MGTGAGSARALAVAFAVSLLACSGAVAVARAQDTERIEGSAGDVLEDDPVGRLKVYVYELPTKYNKKMVAKDSRCLSHMFAAEIFMHRFLLSSAIRTLNPEVADWFYTPVYTTCDLTPWGHPLPFKSPRIMRSAIQFISNRWPYWNRTEGADHFFVVPHDFGACFHYQEEKAIERGVLPLLRRATLVQTFGQKDHVCLKEGSITIPPYAPPQKMKTHLVPPGTPRSIFVYFRGLFYDTANDPEGGYYARGARASVWENFKNNPLFDISTDHPPTYYEDMQRAVFCLCPLGWAPWSPRLVEAVVFGCIPVIIADDIVLPFADAIPWEEIGVFVAEDDVPRLDTILTSIPMEVILRKQRLLANPSMKQAMLFPQPAQAGDAFHQILNGLARKLPHGEDVFLKPGQKVLNWTEGPRGDLKPW